Proteins from a single region of Paenibacillus sp. BIHB 4019:
- the def gene encoding peptide deformylase produces MTIKAILPFGDPILRKKARPVEAVDARILKLLGDMADTLYESEGRAGLAAPQIGILRRVVVMDCGDGLIELINPEMISMEGEQTGAESCLSFPGYYGRVSRAEKVAVRSLNRAGETVIFHGEGFLARCMQHEMDHLDGVLFIDHMKERWLVHEHTHERIELLPVLQLSHADHSG; encoded by the coding sequence ATGACCATTAAAGCTATTTTGCCGTTCGGTGACCCGATATTGCGAAAAAAAGCGCGCCCTGTTGAAGCGGTAGATGCGAGAATACTAAAGCTGCTCGGTGATATGGCAGATACGTTATATGAAAGTGAAGGACGGGCGGGATTAGCTGCTCCCCAGATCGGCATTTTAAGAAGAGTTGTTGTTATGGATTGCGGGGACGGACTAATCGAGCTCATTAATCCTGAAATGATTTCGATGGAGGGCGAGCAGACGGGAGCGGAGAGCTGCTTGTCATTTCCAGGCTACTATGGGCGGGTGAGCCGAGCAGAGAAGGTGGCGGTGCGCAGCTTAAACCGAGCGGGCGAAACTGTTATTTTTCACGGTGAAGGCTTTCTCGCCCGCTGCATGCAGCATGAAATGGACCATTTGGACGGCGTGCTGTTCATCGACCATATGAAGGAGCGATGGCTGGTGCACGAGCATACCCATGAGCGGATAGAGCTGCTGCCTGTGCTGCAGCTGAGCCATGCTGACCATTCGGGATAA
- a CDS encoding helix-turn-helix transcriptional regulator has protein sequence MLEWMLRQAMAERGIWSGAALARLLEEKADYRLSAPSISALLTGQPKQMKADTLDALCTALDCSPSVLWVHTPPAKTKGA, from the coding sequence ATGCTAGAGTGGATGCTTCGGCAGGCCATGGCAGAGCGGGGCATTTGGTCTGGTGCGGCATTGGCGAGACTGCTTGAGGAGAAAGCGGACTATCGCCTGTCCGCCCCTTCGATTAGTGCGCTGCTCACCGGGCAGCCCAAACAAATGAAGGCGGATACGCTGGATGCCCTTTGCACGGCGCTGGATTGCTCGCCGAGTGTGCTATGGGTGCATACGCCGCCTGCCAAAACGAAAGGAGCTTGA
- a CDS encoding GNAT family N-acetyltransferase, whose translation MGIDDLFSSFPFLHTKRLTLRQMAVQDAEDLHAFYSDTKVTRHLDWLGPDSIEASKMLIDSWNEAYAERKLIPWGITLQDSSPILGTVMLMPTRGTFEEAPRYPLTLGYDLNPAYWNQGIMSEALQAVMHFNNKHIHARRIQAEVHPENAASLNVLKKLGFQQEGVLRQYLMHEATKNFLDVIVLAMLFS comes from the coding sequence ATGGGCATCGACGATTTGTTTTCCTCTTTCCCTTTTCTACATACGAAACGATTAACGCTGCGCCAAATGGCTGTACAGGACGCCGAGGATTTGCATGCTTTTTATTCTGATACGAAGGTGACACGGCATTTGGACTGGCTCGGGCCAGACTCCATCGAAGCCTCCAAAATGCTAATAGACTCCTGGAACGAAGCCTACGCAGAGCGCAAGCTCATTCCATGGGGCATTACGCTGCAAGACAGCTCCCCTATTTTGGGAACGGTAATGCTCATGCCGACAAGAGGGACGTTTGAGGAAGCTCCCCGTTATCCGCTCACACTAGGCTATGACCTGAATCCCGCTTATTGGAATCAGGGCATTATGTCCGAAGCGCTACAGGCTGTTATGCATTTCAATAATAAGCATATTCACGCACGCCGCATTCAAGCCGAGGTCCATCCTGAAAATGCTGCTTCGCTGAACGTGTTGAAAAAGCTTGGCTTTCAGCAGGAGGGCGTGCTGCGGCAGTATTTAATGCATGAGGCTACTAAAAATTTTCTCGACGTCATTGTTCTGGCCATGCTGTTTAGTTAA
- the nrdF gene encoding class 1b ribonucleoside-diphosphate reductase subunit beta, whose amino-acid sequence MKAVNWNRPDDDFTLTFWQQNVMQFWTDEEIPLSDDKMDWMEMSDAERSLYKNVLGGLTLLDTIQGGIGMPKILEHVDGLQRKAVLSFMSMMEQIHAKSYSSIFTTLASTEEIDEIFQWVENNEQLQRKAELISSWYEGISTKQELYKAMAASVFLESYLFYSGFFYPLYLAGQGKMTSSGEIIDLILRDESIHGLYVGVLAQELFNTFTPEEQTSLKAELDQLLNDLYENEVIYTDSLYSPLGLEEEVKTYVRYNANKALMNLGFDGVFPDEPVNPIVFNGISTHTKQHDFFSKKGNGYVRTIHVEQLNDDDFVFNF is encoded by the coding sequence ATGAAGGCAGTTAACTGGAACCGCCCGGATGATGATTTTACGCTGACGTTCTGGCAGCAGAACGTAATGCAATTCTGGACGGACGAAGAAATCCCTCTGTCCGACGATAAAATGGATTGGATGGAAATGAGCGATGCCGAGCGCAGCTTATATAAAAACGTGCTTGGCGGATTGACGCTGCTGGATACGATTCAGGGCGGTATTGGCATGCCGAAGATTTTGGAGCATGTGGATGGCTTGCAGCGCAAAGCAGTGCTGTCTTTTATGTCGATGATGGAGCAAATTCATGCGAAATCATACAGCAGCATTTTCACAACGCTTGCGTCTACTGAGGAGATCGACGAGATTTTCCAATGGGTGGAGAATAACGAGCAACTACAGCGCAAAGCGGAGCTTATTTCCTCGTGGTATGAAGGCATTAGCACGAAGCAAGAACTGTATAAAGCAATGGCAGCTTCCGTATTTTTGGAAAGCTACTTGTTCTACAGCGGCTTCTTCTATCCGCTTTATTTGGCAGGTCAAGGCAAAATGACGAGCAGCGGCGAAATTATCGACCTTATTTTGCGTGACGAGAGCATCCATGGCTTGTACGTTGGCGTGCTGGCACAGGAGCTGTTTAACACCTTTACGCCAGAGGAGCAAACTTCGCTTAAGGCTGAGCTGGATCAATTGCTTAACGATCTGTACGAGAACGAGGTTATTTATACCGACTCGCTATATTCGCCGCTTGGCCTGGAGGAAGAAGTAAAAACTTATGTGCGTTACAATGCGAATAAGGCGCTAATGAATCTTGGCTTTGACGGCGTGTTCCCGGATGAGCCGGTCAATCCAATCGTATTCAACGGCATTAGCACACACACGAAGCAGCATGATTTCTTCTCCAAAAAAGGCAATGGCTACGTACGGACGATTCACGTCGAGCAGCTCAATGACGATGATTTTGTTTTCAATTTCTAA
- the nrdE gene encoding class 1b ribonucleoside-diphosphate reductase subunit alpha, giving the protein MKHIELNNELMQRGADGFYQLDKDKEAVAAFMEEVEQKSVKFASLQEKLDYLIGNDYYDNVFDHYTYEQVEAVFDLTANSSFQFQSYMAISKFYKDYAMKTNDKLQYLEQYPDRVAIVALHLGEGDAARALRIAEAMIEQRLQPATPTFLNAGKSRRGEMVSCFLLEMDDSLNSINYVIGTCMQLSKIGGGVAVNLSKLRGRGEPIKGVEGAAKGIMPVLKLMEDAFSYADQMGQRKGSGAGYYNIFGWDVIEFLDCKKINADEKTRIKTLSIGLIIPNKFYELAAQNKPLYVFGPHSVHKAYGKYLDDMDMDEMYEELLANDLVKKKIVMNARDMMTKIASIQLESGYPYIMNKSNANRVHALKDVGGVKMSNLCTEIFQLQETSVINDYGTDDLIQRDISCNLASLNIVNVMELKKIKESVHVGIEALTTVSDLSKIDNAPGVRKANEELHSVGLGAMNLNGYLAKNHIAYESDEAKEFASTFFMMMNYYSLEQSMEIAKERGETFKDFDRSEYAKGTYFARYEETDFRPVSAAVKALFEGMEIPSPEDWTALKAKVQQHGLYHAYRLAIAPTQSISYIQNATSSVMPIVEHIETRTYANSTTYYPMPFLSQDNFFYYKSAYNIDQFKLIDLIAEIQQHVDQGISTVLHVNSNVTTRELARFYIYAAHKGLKSLYYTRTKRLSVEECTSCAV; this is encoded by the coding sequence TTGAAGCATATTGAGTTGAATAATGAGCTGATGCAGCGCGGAGCTGACGGCTTTTACCAGTTGGACAAGGATAAAGAGGCAGTAGCAGCATTTATGGAGGAAGTTGAGCAGAAGAGCGTGAAGTTCGCCTCGCTCCAGGAGAAGCTTGACTACTTGATCGGCAATGACTACTACGATAACGTTTTTGACCATTATACATATGAGCAAGTTGAGGCTGTATTTGATTTAACGGCAAACAGCAGCTTCCAGTTTCAGTCGTATATGGCAATTTCCAAATTCTACAAAGACTATGCCATGAAAACGAACGACAAGCTGCAATATTTGGAGCAATATCCAGACCGCGTTGCGATTGTTGCGCTTCATTTGGGCGAAGGCGACGCAGCGAGAGCGCTGCGCATTGCTGAAGCGATGATTGAGCAGCGGCTGCAGCCGGCAACGCCAACCTTCCTTAATGCGGGCAAAAGCCGCCGCGGCGAGATGGTATCCTGCTTCCTGCTGGAAATGGACGATTCGCTCAATTCCATCAACTATGTTATTGGCACGTGCATGCAGCTGTCCAAAATCGGCGGCGGCGTAGCGGTCAACCTCTCGAAGCTGCGCGGACGCGGCGAGCCAATCAAAGGCGTCGAAGGTGCGGCGAAAGGCATTATGCCTGTCCTTAAGCTGATGGAGGATGCATTCTCCTATGCTGATCAAATGGGACAGCGCAAAGGTTCTGGCGCAGGCTATTATAATATTTTTGGCTGGGACGTTATTGAGTTTCTGGATTGCAAAAAAATTAACGCCGATGAGAAAACGCGGATCAAAACGCTGTCGATCGGCCTCATTATACCGAACAAATTTTATGAGCTTGCTGCGCAAAACAAGCCGTTGTACGTCTTCGGGCCACATTCCGTCCACAAAGCTTATGGCAAATATTTGGACGATATGGACATGGATGAAATGTACGAGGAACTGCTTGCGAACGATTTAGTGAAAAAGAAAATCGTCATGAACGCACGCGACATGATGACCAAGATCGCTTCGATCCAGTTGGAATCCGGCTATCCGTACATTATGAACAAATCGAATGCGAACCGCGTTCATGCGCTTAAAGATGTAGGCGGCGTTAAGATGTCGAACCTGTGCACGGAAATTTTCCAGCTGCAGGAGACTTCGGTTATTAACGACTACGGCACGGATGACCTGATTCAGCGCGATATTAGCTGCAACTTGGCATCGCTGAACATCGTAAACGTCATGGAGCTTAAGAAGATCAAGGAATCGGTTCATGTGGGGATCGAGGCGCTTACGACAGTCAGCGACCTTTCGAAAATCGACAACGCTCCAGGCGTGCGCAAAGCGAATGAAGAGCTTCATTCCGTCGGCCTTGGCGCAATGAACTTGAACGGCTATTTGGCGAAAAACCACATTGCTTACGAAAGCGATGAGGCGAAGGAGTTCGCTAGCACGTTCTTCATGATGATGAACTACTATTCGCTGGAGCAAAGTATGGAAATTGCCAAAGAACGCGGCGAAACGTTCAAAGATTTTGACCGTTCCGAATATGCGAAGGGCACTTACTTCGCGCGTTATGAAGAGACGGATTTCCGTCCGGTCAGCGCTGCGGTGAAAGCTTTGTTCGAAGGCATGGAAATTCCATCCCCTGAGGACTGGACTGCCCTTAAGGCGAAAGTACAGCAGCACGGCCTGTACCACGCTTACCGTCTGGCTATCGCGCCAACGCAAAGCATTTCGTACATTCAAAATGCGACATCGAGCGTTATGCCGATCGTTGAGCATATCGAGACGCGGACGTATGCGAACTCGACCACTTATTATCCAATGCCGTTTTTGTCGCAGGACAATTTCTTCTATTACAAATCGGCTTACAATATCGATCAGTTCAAGCTTATTGACCTGATTGCAGAAATTCAGCAGCATGTGGACCAAGGCATTTCGACGGTTCTGCATGTCAACAGCAACGTGACTACTCGTGAGCTTGCCCGCTTCTACATTTATGCAGCGCATAAAGGATTGAAGTCGCTCTATTACACAAGAACGAAACGTCTATCCGTAGAAGAGTGCACAAGCTGCGCGGTTTAA
- the nrdI gene encoding class Ib ribonucleoside-diphosphate reductase assembly flavoprotein NrdI translates to MLVVYDSKTGNVKRFINKLNMRVMPIEEQEAVQEPFVLITYTTGFGQVPERVMSFLKRNSKHLRGVSASGNRNWGTGFAKSADTIAELYNVPVISKFELSGTKYDTENFVERVRTIEAY, encoded by the coding sequence ATGCTGGTTGTCTATGATTCCAAGACGGGCAACGTCAAAAGATTTATCAACAAATTGAATATGCGCGTTATGCCGATTGAAGAGCAGGAAGCGGTCCAGGAGCCGTTCGTTCTCATCACGTATACAACAGGTTTCGGACAGGTGCCAGAACGGGTCATGTCGTTCCTGAAGCGCAACAGCAAACATCTTCGCGGCGTATCCGCCAGCGGCAACCGCAATTGGGGAACGGGCTTTGCCAAAAGCGCAGATACGATTGCCGAGCTATACAATGTCCCTGTTATTTCTAAATTTGAGTTGTCCGGAACGAAATACGATACGGAAAACTTTGTTGAAAGGGTGCGAACCATTGAAGCATATTGA